Part of the Nicotiana tabacum cultivar K326 chromosome 20, ASM71507v2, whole genome shotgun sequence genome, tagttggagcaacctACTTACAAAGAGCCaatgatcccctttatataagaggggaaaTCCAAACACAGTACAAGATACATTAAATGATAAAGAAAGCGGGATGGGACAACTAACTAGCTTCATGATGTAGACGTAGACAAGCGTTTGACTAGCCTGGTAGACTTAACCGGCCCTGGATGCATTCTTCGGAAGCCTCCCATACTTGTCGGGGTCTCGACCAACATTATCTCCAGCCCGAGTGTCGATAGATTTTGAGGAGTACCCGGCCCAAGGTCTCAAGCCTCCGAGGCGATCTCCTGAAGTACCTTATCAACGAGAAATTGGTCCCCCCAATTTCACCGTACACAAAGTTGTttctgaagttttgtgagtgatttgagggaaaattttgaaaaatagctttttggggttttttaaatttttgaaattttcaaatgttcaagtgaaaattggaatttttatgaacaaacgctcaTTTCGGAAAAAAGGGAATTTTTTTTGGGAAAAAGGGAattttttttatgtccaaacggctCTTAATTCACCAAAGAGGAAAAGACAAAATTCCAGGGCACACTTTATTTGACGAATCTTTTCttttggaaaaatactaaaaaaagaaTCTTAACAGTGTCACAACTCACGCACTTAATTTTGTTGTCTTTCTGACTCCTATcttttttctgttaatttacacgattcaataaataaaagccaaaatTGGTGAAAATAGCACATATTtatagaggaagaagaagaggaggaggttAGAGATGGATATGAAGGGGACGCCAGCGGAAAATGGATACCGTATGCCTGCTGAATGGGAATCCCACTCTCATTGTTGGATGGGCTGGCCTGTTAGTACTCTCTATTTTTAGCTGTTTATGTTACTATTTTGCTTGCCTTAATCTTTAGTACCATTTTTTTAGGGGTAAGTAAGTTAGCTATGTGTATGATGATGGCTAATCATGGATATTTGCCTCCGTTTAGGTGGAGAAGTTTTACCCGAGCAGTTTCCTTTTAGCTCAAATTAGTCTATTCATGTAGGAgaatttgatgatttttcaaTTGCAAGTTCATATTCGACTTGAAATCTAATGAAGTTGCCTTTGAGTGGGACTTCATCCGGATTAGTTGGGCACCAAAGCGGGTATCAGGGTGTGGGAAACGAAGAAAAAAAGATTTAATCTAGAGTGTGGATGCTTCGGCAGATTTAGCTCTATGCTTGGGTTTAACAGAAACCACTGCTTTCAGCTTAGACCTTCTATCCATATacaatataattaataataatactaataacaacgaaataaataaatgtataaaataatataaaacatgTTCGTGTTTAATATCATCCACTCCAAACCCATTGATTCTAATCCTGGTTTGGCACTATGTGAGTGTGCGGGTGTGGGTGCGGTGGAGGTTTTTCAAATCATCTAGAGGATAGGTTATTAACAAGTGAGAATCCTTTTATGCTTTTCAAATATAGCAGTGTAATTCAGCATCATGCCTATATGTAGCTGGCAAAAATAAGTACTGTGCCAATTAGGATCATCGGACGATAATGGGATTTGGTGCAACTCATTATTTCATGTGAGTTTGCATATCATTCAAGAACATGATTCATTTCTTTTCTTGATCGTTGTACACGTATTTTTTAAAGCTGTTCTGTTGCAAGTGAGAAGATACTTTATGTGGTTTCTAGAAGAAAGTAGGATCACTGTTCATGATCCTCTCATTTCTGATTATCTGCTGAAGTTGTCTTTGGTTGCGTTTAGTCTCAGATGTCTCCTTTTGAAACTTTATATTGGAGTTCCATCTTAGTAGAGTATGGCTGGTTGAATAGTTTAAGCAATGTGAGCAATCTCACAGTCTGAACTACAGATTTCACATTTCTTAATGACATTCTATGACTTCATCTGTATGGTTGACATCTTGACATGACTCTTTATTGTTTCTTAAAAGGCAACACATCTTCTTCCCTGTTCGATTagtacttttattttgtttccttttttggCTCAGTTTTCCATGGAGTATGATATTCAGGTAGTAATTTCTTCTGAAGACGCAGAGATTTCGGTTTCTGTCGGCTGATAGCTTATTTTTGAGATGTAGGAGCGTCCAGATAACTGGCGAAACAATGCACTCCACGGTCAACGTGTATTTGCCAATGTAGCATCTGCTATCTCAAGATTCGAACCAGTAACAGTCTGTGCTAGTGCTGCTCAGGTTTGCAGTTTTTGGAAGGCACCAAAAAAGTTTTCTCAGTACGTCATGATAGTCCCTCTTTAGTTCTGAAAAGAATCATATCTATGTTGAACAGTGGGAAAATGCACGCAGCCAGTTACCAAAACATATCAGGGTTGTGGAGATGAGCATGAATGATTCTTGGTTTCGTGATACTGGTCCAACTGTAAGCTTTTGTTTCCTTTCTGTGGAGTGCAACATTGTATTTACTTTTAGCTGTCACACCACACATGGAGTTACAAGAAAATCATATCTCTATCCATGTAGTTTGTCATCAGAAATACCGCAGCAAATGCAGAACATGTAGCGTCGAGTGTTGCAGGAATTGATTGGACCTTCAATAGCTGGGGTGGTAAGAGATTTGGATCTCAGTCTTGATATCTATATGAGGAACATGctgttttacttttcttttttcacGTGAAAGTTATCAACTGGTATATCCTGTCTCAGGAGTTTTCATCCGTTAGTTACAAAATGCAGCCCAATTTCCATTAATTTTACCGCAATATTTTTCTTGGGAGGTTTAACAAATATTCTCAATACCCCAATCTGCAATTTACGTTGGAAAATTCTGATTGATCCCACTAAAGACGTCTTTCTTTTTTTCCCCAAATGTTAATCATCATATGATTTAGCTAATGGCCAATCTGACGTGATGGTACTTTATGTTGAGTTTTTCCTTCCCAAATGCTTGAGGCTTTCATAGCCTTCCAGCTCCAGCATATGACACGATTATTCTACAGCTTTTCATGTCATATGGAATCCAGACAAATATAGTTTGATGATATGTTGAAGGGCTCAGGATATTTATCTTCTGCGTTTTGTAGTCTGCTTTAATTGCCTAGAACTTCTAGAAAGAGAAATATACCTGTGTGTCTTTGTTCTATAAGCAAATAGTGTTTCGTATCCATTAAATATAAGTAATTGACAGGTGCTTTCATCAATTTTAGAATGCTTCTAGAAGTTGCTGAACTTTTCAGACATGTTTGTGCTGATGATCAGTCTGTAGTGTGTTGTTTTGTTATTTGAATCTCATGTGTGCTTTGGTTCTGTCTTGCCATAGTAATATTGTCTCAAAATCATATCCAGTAATATAGAGTTGCTCTTAGATTGATCCAAGATTCTTTTGGTTTCTTTCTTGCGGGCAAAACGCATTCATGATCGTGATATTTGAAATATCTAGGTGTTGATGATGGATGTTACGAAGACTGGAGTCATGACCTTCTTGTTGCAAGAAAGGTCTGCAAGTTTCTTATGCTGCAGATGTGTCTTGTTAATGACACATTACTGGTTACTAAATACCCATGTTCTATTGAGTTATCCATTATGTTCTTCTTGTTTAGATTTTGGCAATTGAAAAGGTCCCAAGGTTTCCACACTCTATGATTCTTGAAGGTGGAAGCATTCATGTCGATGGAGAAGGTACATACATTTTATTCATTTTATGGACTCGACTTGATTTCCTTATAATTTAAAAGTGAGTCTCTTTCTCCATTTCAGAGTAATCATGTTTGAGAGTTGATTTCGATAGCTGGGAATTATTTATGAAGCTCCAGTCATAGACAAACTGCTTCATCTGCCTGTAAGATATTAAGAAAACGAAGTATGGAAGTGAAAAAACAGACTCTTGAACTAAATGACATCTTCTTTAATTTTGTAGCTAGCAATACAAAGTACTGAATTCTCCAAATTTAATTTAGAATGCTTAAAAAAGAGTTGAAAGGTTCTGCTGGTAAGTGATTTTCATCTACTTACCCGGTTATCCAGTTCCATGGGGGTGTCTTCATCTGTTTGCGTTGAATCCCATATCGTATTCTGAATTCAGATGCTACTCTTATGATTGTTGGTTAGATGCAAAGAGCATGCTGTCTTATCCTCTATTATCTTCTCTTCAGGGACTTGTCTCACGACAGAAGAGTGCCTCCTGAACAAAAACAGGAACCCCCATTTGTCTAAGGAACAAATTGAGAATGAACTAAAGGCATATCTTGGAGTCAGGAAGATTATTTGGCTGCCTCGAGGGTTGTTTGGTATTAATTCTGCTTGCCatcttatatttttctttgcGCATAGTTGAGATAATGGACTTGTGTCCTTGACCTGCAAAAGTTCGTGCTTTCatgtggtagt contains:
- the LOC107788430 gene encoding agmatine deiminase isoform X1, giving the protein MDMKGTPAENGYRMPAEWESHSHCWMGWPFSMEYDIQERPDNWRNNALHGQRVFANVASAISRFEPVTVCASAAQWENARSQLPKHIRVVEMSMNDSWFRDTGPTFVIRNTAANAEHVASSVAGIDWTFNSWGGVDDGCYEDWSHDLLVARKILAIEKVPRFPHSMILEGGSIHVDGEGTCLTTEECLLNKNRNPHLSKEQIENELKAYLGVRKIIWLPRGLFGDDDTNGHIDNMCCFVKPGVVLLSWTDDQSDPQYERSIEALSILETTSDANGRKLQVIKLHVPGPLCMTDEEADGIFQDGDAKPRTSGTRLAASYVNFYIANGAIITPQFGDKKWDEEAIRVLSLAFPDHEVVGIEGAREIVLGGGNIHCITQQQPTGP
- the LOC107788430 gene encoding agmatine deiminase isoform X2, with protein sequence MDMKGTPAENGYRMPAEWESHSHCWMGWPERPDNWRNNALHGQRVFANVASAISRFEPVTVCASAAQWENARSQLPKHIRVVEMSMNDSWFRDTGPTFVIRNTAANAEHVASSVAGIDWTFNSWGGVDDGCYEDWSHDLLVARKILAIEKVPRFPHSMILEGGSIHVDGEGTCLTTEECLLNKNRNPHLSKEQIENELKAYLGVRKIIWLPRGLFGDDDTNGHIDNMCCFVKPGVVLLSWTDDQSDPQYERSIEALSILETTSDANGRKLQVIKLHVPGPLCMTDEEADGIFQDGDAKPRTSGTRLAASYVNFYIANGAIITPQFGDKKWDEEAIRVLSLAFPDHEVVGIEGAREIVLGGGNIHCITQQQPTGP